The Actinocatenispora sera genome has a window encoding:
- a CDS encoding diacylglycerol/lipid kinase family protein: MNDGAEVAVLVNPTAGRGRRGGVLADVVGRLRAARLVPRVLAAPDRERAQQACRDAVDRSPAALVAVGGDGTVHLAVQAVAGTDVPLGVVPIGTGNDFVGALGLPLEPEAAIKALVAALTQGQRTVIDLGRATGPGADPLWFGTVLSAGLDASINERANQLRWPKGPRRYDLSILAEIAQLAPHDYKLVLDGETRELTAMIVAVGNTARYGGGLPVCPTADPTDGVLDLTIIGPIGRATAVKMKSLMRKAKHVEHPAVSTHRVRTLEIHGEPRRTYADGERGLPLPVTVECVPGSLQLLA; this comes from the coding sequence GTGAACGATGGCGCTGAGGTGGCCGTGCTGGTGAACCCGACCGCCGGCCGGGGTCGGCGGGGCGGGGTGCTGGCCGACGTGGTGGGCCGGCTGCGGGCCGCGCGGCTGGTGCCCCGGGTGCTCGCCGCGCCGGACCGGGAGCGGGCGCAGCAGGCCTGCCGGGACGCGGTGGACCGGTCCCCGGCGGCGCTGGTCGCGGTCGGCGGGGACGGCACGGTGCACCTCGCGGTGCAGGCGGTCGCCGGCACCGACGTACCGCTGGGCGTGGTCCCGATCGGTACCGGCAACGACTTCGTCGGTGCGCTGGGCCTGCCGCTCGAGCCGGAGGCGGCGATCAAGGCGCTGGTGGCTGCGCTCACGCAGGGCCAGCGCACCGTCATCGACCTGGGCCGGGCGACCGGGCCGGGCGCCGATCCGCTCTGGTTCGGCACCGTGCTGTCGGCGGGCCTGGACGCCTCGATCAACGAGCGGGCCAACCAGCTGCGCTGGCCGAAGGGCCCCCGTCGGTACGACCTGTCGATCCTGGCGGAGATCGCGCAGCTGGCGCCGCACGACTACAAGCTGGTGCTGGACGGGGAGACCCGGGAGCTGACGGCGATGATCGTCGCCGTCGGCAACACCGCGCGCTACGGCGGCGGGCTGCCGGTCTGCCCGACCGCCGACCCGACCGACGGGGTGCTCGACCTGACCATCATCGGGCCGATCGGGCGGGCCACCGCGGTGAAGATGAAGTCGTTGATGCGCAAGGCGAAGCACGTCGAGCATCCGGCGGTCAGCACGCACCGGGTGCGCACCCTGGAGATCCACGGCGAGCCGCGCCGCACGTACGCGGACGGTGAGCGGGGCCTGCCGCTGCCGGTGACGGTGGAGTGCGTGCCGGGCTCGCTGCAGCTGCTGGCCTGA
- a CDS encoding HAD family hydrolase, with amino-acid sequence MPDATPRDPSAGSAGPPSAAPLLDGQRRPRAVLLDFHGTIVQVEPAERWVRLAAAACGTDLAPDRCAGLADALVTAGRAGGPRPGRIPPELAEAYADRDLSEPAHRAAYTGLAATVDTGIDGLPDALYERLLDPDGWRPYPDTLPMLRALRAAGVPVAVVSNIGFDVLPIATALGFADLIDHWLLSYQLGTCKPDPAIFLRGCAAVRHEPEQTLMVGDTPADAAAAAIGCPTLVLPASEPDHVHGLAAVLHLLGLTA; translated from the coding sequence GTGCCGGACGCCACGCCTCGTGACCCTTCCGCCGGATCCGCCGGCCCGCCCTCCGCCGCGCCGCTGCTCGACGGTCAGCGCCGTCCCCGCGCCGTCCTGCTCGACTTCCACGGCACGATCGTGCAGGTGGAGCCGGCCGAACGGTGGGTGCGACTGGCCGCGGCCGCCTGCGGGACCGACCTGGCCCCGGACCGGTGCGCCGGGCTCGCCGACGCCCTGGTCACCGCGGGCCGCGCCGGCGGCCCCCGCCCCGGCCGGATCCCGCCCGAGCTGGCCGAGGCGTACGCCGACCGGGACCTGTCCGAGCCGGCCCACCGCGCCGCGTACACGGGGCTCGCGGCCACCGTCGACACCGGCATCGACGGGCTGCCGGACGCGCTGTACGAGCGGCTGCTGGACCCGGACGGCTGGCGGCCGTACCCGGACACCCTGCCGATGCTGCGCGCGCTGCGCGCCGCCGGGGTCCCGGTCGCGGTGGTCAGCAACATCGGCTTCGACGTGCTGCCGATCGCCACCGCGCTCGGCTTCGCCGACCTGATCGACCACTGGCTGCTGTCCTACCAGCTCGGTACCTGCAAGCCGGATCCGGCGATCTTCCTGCGCGGCTGCGCCGCGGTGCGGCACGAACCCGAGCAGACGCTGATGGTCGGCGACACGCCGGCGGACGCGGCCGCCGCCGCGATCGGCTGCCCCACCCTGGTGCTGCCGGCCAGCGAGCCGGATCACGTGCACGGCCTCGCCGCGGTCCTGCACCTGCTCGGCCTCACCGCCTGA
- a CDS encoding DEAD/DEAH box helicase: MSTSPGRPAFADFAADLGFEPDEFQVDACAAVEDGSGVLVCAPTGAGKTVVGEFAVFLALRLGRKCFYTTPIKALSNQKYNDLAARHGSANVGLLTGDNAINPDAPVIVMTTEVLRNMLYAGSSTLDGLGYVVMDEVHYLADRFRGAVWEEVIIHLPASVMLVSLSATVSNAEEFADWLVTVRGRTEVVVSEHRPVPLWQHMLVGRRMFDLFHDQAAARKHEVHPELLRNTREQLRRLEWGGGRRGRPRRWQPPARPDVIDRLDGAGLLPAILFVFSRAGCDAAVTQCLRAGLRLTTPAERAEIRALVEERTAALAGEDLTVLGYWEFLEGLERGLAAHHAGMLPTFKEIVEELFVRGLVKAVFATETLALGINMPARCVVLERLVKYNGEAHVDITPGEYTQLTGRAGRRGIDIEGHAVVLWSPDTDPRHVAGLASTRTYPLRSSFRPSYNMAVNIIEMLGFDRSREVLSRSFAQFQADRSVVGLAHQVQRNEENARRLAERMHCEQGDFAEYFALRTAITERERSLGRRSSANRRAQAAQALAMLRVGDIVRIPHGRRAGLAVVLDPGDSARDDPRPLVLTEDRWAGRLPGSELGDAASLGRIRVPKHFNHRSPQARRDLAVALSRAEVAVGEDNRRSRRGRSAAADDEKLTELRRQLRAHPCHRCPDREDHARWAQRYARLQQETAALQDKVAGRTGSLVRTFDDVCAMLAERGYLVAADHGYDVTDTGRTLARIWSETDLLVAECLRQDVWAGLSAPELAAAASILVYEARRESEDRVAVPHGNAEAAIGRSLGLFSELFAAEQRYGLRLTREPDLGFAWPMYRWARGEPLAKVLASASGVDGEMPAGDFVRWCRQVIDLLEQIAVPADDTLRRTCRQAVEALRRGVVAYTSVG; encoded by the coding sequence ATGAGCACCTCACCCGGCCGGCCCGCGTTCGCCGACTTCGCCGCCGACCTCGGTTTCGAACCCGACGAGTTCCAGGTGGACGCCTGCGCCGCGGTCGAGGACGGCAGCGGCGTGCTGGTCTGCGCGCCGACCGGGGCCGGCAAGACTGTGGTCGGCGAGTTCGCGGTCTTCCTCGCGCTGCGGCTGGGCCGCAAGTGCTTCTACACCACGCCGATCAAGGCGCTGTCGAACCAGAAGTACAACGATCTGGCCGCCCGGCATGGGTCGGCCAACGTCGGGCTGTTGACCGGCGACAACGCCATCAACCCGGACGCGCCGGTGATCGTGATGACCACCGAGGTGCTGCGCAACATGCTGTACGCCGGATCGTCCACTCTGGACGGTCTGGGGTACGTGGTGATGGACGAGGTGCACTACCTCGCCGACCGGTTCCGCGGCGCGGTCTGGGAGGAGGTCATCATCCACCTGCCGGCGTCGGTGATGCTGGTGTCGCTGTCGGCGACCGTGTCCAACGCCGAGGAGTTCGCCGACTGGTTGGTGACCGTACGGGGCCGCACCGAGGTGGTCGTCTCCGAGCACCGGCCGGTACCGCTGTGGCAGCACATGCTCGTCGGCCGCCGGATGTTCGACCTGTTCCACGACCAGGCCGCCGCGCGCAAGCACGAGGTGCACCCGGAGCTGTTGCGCAACACCCGTGAGCAGCTGCGCCGGTTGGAGTGGGGCGGCGGGCGCCGGGGCCGGCCACGCCGCTGGCAGCCACCGGCGCGCCCGGACGTGATCGACCGGCTCGACGGCGCCGGGCTGCTGCCGGCGATCCTGTTCGTGTTCAGCCGGGCCGGCTGCGATGCCGCGGTGACGCAGTGCCTGCGCGCCGGGCTGCGACTGACCACCCCGGCCGAACGTGCCGAGATCCGCGCCCTGGTGGAGGAACGTACCGCCGCGCTGGCCGGCGAGGACCTCACCGTGCTGGGGTACTGGGAGTTCCTGGAGGGGTTGGAGCGGGGCCTCGCCGCCCACCATGCCGGGATGCTGCCGACGTTCAAGGAGATCGTCGAGGAGCTGTTCGTCCGCGGCCTGGTAAAGGCGGTGTTCGCGACCGAGACGCTGGCGCTGGGCATCAACATGCCGGCCCGCTGCGTGGTGCTCGAGCGCCTGGTCAAGTACAACGGCGAGGCGCACGTGGACATCACGCCGGGGGAGTACACCCAGCTGACCGGGCGGGCCGGGCGGCGCGGCATCGACATCGAGGGCCACGCGGTGGTGCTGTGGTCGCCCGACACCGACCCGCGGCACGTCGCCGGCCTCGCCTCGACCCGTACCTACCCGCTGCGCTCCAGCTTCCGGCCGTCCTACAACATGGCGGTCAACATCATCGAGATGCTCGGCTTCGACCGCTCCCGCGAGGTGTTGTCCCGCAGTTTCGCGCAGTTCCAGGCGGACCGCTCGGTGGTCGGCCTGGCGCATCAGGTCCAGCGCAACGAGGAGAACGCGCGGCGGCTGGCCGAGCGGATGCACTGCGAGCAGGGTGACTTCGCCGAGTACTTCGCCCTGCGTACCGCGATCACCGAGCGGGAGCGTTCCCTCGGCCGGCGCAGTTCGGCGAACCGCCGCGCGCAGGCCGCGCAGGCGCTCGCGATGCTGCGGGTCGGCGACATCGTCCGGATCCCGCACGGGCGCCGGGCCGGGCTCGCCGTGGTGCTCGATCCCGGCGACAGCGCCCGCGACGACCCGCGCCCGCTGGTACTCACCGAGGACCGGTGGGCCGGCCGGCTGCCCGGCTCGGAACTCGGCGACGCGGCGTCGCTGGGCCGCATCCGGGTACCCAAGCACTTCAACCACCGCTCGCCGCAGGCCCGGCGCGACCTCGCGGTCGCGCTGTCGCGGGCCGAGGTCGCCGTGGGCGAGGACAACCGGCGTTCGCGGCGCGGCCGGTCCGCCGCGGCAGACGACGAGAAGCTCACCGAGTTGCGCCGGCAGCTGCGCGCGCACCCCTGCCACCGGTGCCCGGACCGGGAGGACCACGCCCGCTGGGCCCAGCGGTACGCGCGGCTGCAGCAGGAGACGGCGGCACTGCAGGACAAGGTGGCCGGCCGTACGGGTTCGCTGGTGCGCACGTTCGACGACGTGTGCGCGATGCTCGCCGAGCGCGGCTACCTGGTTGCCGCCGACCACGGGTACGACGTGACCGACACCGGCCGCACCCTGGCGCGGATCTGGTCGGAGACCGACCTGCTCGTCGCCGAGTGCCTGCGCCAGGACGTCTGGGCCGGGCTGTCGGCCCCGGAACTCGCCGCCGCCGCCTCGATCCTGGTGTACGAGGCGCGCCGGGAGTCCGAGGACCGCGTCGCCGTGCCACACGGCAACGCGGAGGCGGCGATCGGCCGCAGCCTCGGCCTGTTCAGCGAACTGTTCGCCGCCGAGCAACGGTACGGGCTGCGGCTGACCCGCGAGCCGGATCTCGGCTTCGCCTGGCCGATGTATCGCTGGGCCCGGGGCGAGCCGCTCGCGAAGGTCCTCGCGAGCGCGTCCGGGGTGGACGGCGAGATGCCGGCGGGCGACTTCGTCCGCTGGTGCCGTCAGGTCATCGACCTGCTCGAACAGATCGCCGTACCGGCCGACGACACGCTGCGGCGCACCTGCCGCCAGGCGGTCGAGGCGCTACGCCGCGGCGTCGTCGCCTACACCTCGGTCGGCTGA